The Psychrobacter arenosus region TTCCAGCGTTATCATTTGCTAGGTGATATTAATGCTCGGGATAACGTCGCTGTTCCTGCGGTGTATGCAGGCATGGATGGTCAGGCTCGCACAGACCGTGCTGAGCGTCTATTAGGCGATTTAGGGCTCGCAGATAAAGTGGTCAATCGGCCTAGCCAACTCTCAGGCGGGCAACAGCAGCGGGTCTCTATTGCTCGCGCACTGATGAATGGCGGCGATGTCATCTTGGCGGATGAGCCCACGGGAGCCCTAGACAGTAAGTCGGGCGAAGATGTCATGCAAATTCTGCAAGACCTGAACCGGCAAGGCCATACCATCATTATGGTCACCCATGATCCGAATATCGCAGCGCAAGCCGAAAGGGTTATCGAGCTCAAAGACGGCCATATCATTGCGGATTATCATAATGAGGAGCATCTGGCGGCTCATGCTGCCGAAAAGCCATCCCCACCGAATATTTTAGCGAGCAATCAAAAAGGGCAACTTGCGGGCTTTATCGACCGGTTAAGCGAAGCCTTTAAAATGTCCATTTTGGCGATGCGCGCCCATAAAATGCGCACCGTCCTGACCATGCTAGGTATCATCATTGGTATTGCTTCGGTGGTCTCGGTCGTGGGCTTAGGTAAAGGATCACAAGAGCAAATCTTATCGAATATTAGCTCGTTAGGCACCAACACCATCACAGTTATGGATGGCTATCCCTATGGTGATCCGCGGCGTCAGTATAATGATGACAGTTTGACCCCAGAAGATGCCAAAGCCGTAGCAGATCAGCCCTACGTCGTCAGCGTGAGCCCGCAGTTGGATACTAATACCAGTGTCCGCTATCGCAGTATTCAAGAGTCGGCTAGCGTAAGTGGGGTCGGCAAAGATTATCTGGCAGTAACGGGCGAAAAGCTAGCGTCCGGTCAAGGGTTTGATGAGCAGAGTATCGAGCGCCGCACGCAAGACATTATTATTGATAATAATGCTAAAAAGACTTTTTTTGCGGATATACCAGATCCTATCGGTGAGGTTATGCTCATCGGCAATGTGCCTGGACGCGTTATAGGTATCCTAGAGCCTAACGATTCAGCAGGTTTCGGGCCTTCGAGTGATGCGCCAACGATTTATATGCCTTACACCACCATGATGTCTCGTATTCAAGGCACCGCCTATATCGATCGCTTTGTCGCTTTGATTGATAATGAAATTTCTTCCAGCGCGGCTGAGACCGCTATTTCCAAGTTGATCGAGGGCCGTCACGGTACCGATGACTTCCGGATTCGCAACTCAGACTCTATTCGTCAGACCATCGAAGCCACGACCACTACGATGACTTTGCTCATTTCATCAATTGCTATCATCTCCTTGATTGTGGGCGGCATTGGCGTAATGAATATTATGCTAGTGTCGGTGACCGAGCGTACCAACGAGATTGGCGTACGCATGGCCGTCGGGGCGCGCCAAAGCGATATCATGCAGCAGTTCTTAATTGAGGCTGTGCTAGTGTGTATCCTCGGTGGTAGCCTGGGGGTCTTGCTAGCCTTTATGATTGGTGAAGGGATTAATAGCATCGGCTCCGATAGCTTTCAAGTGATTTACTCCCCTACTTCTATCATTGCAGCTTTTGTGTGCTCTACCTTAATCGGGGTAGTCTTTGGCTTCTTACCAGCGCGCAACGCTGCTAGATTAGACCCTGTAGAGGCATTATCACGTGATTAATCGCCCTATTGAGAGCACTTTTTGTCCACTTAAGCCTTTATCGGTCATTACTCACTAGCTAGCCACCTTGTTAATAATGACCAATAAAATGTAAAAAATACGTAAAAAGTTAAAATACAGGGTTGCTTTCTCATTTCTGATGCGTATAATGTGCTCTCACGTTAAGGGGTTCAGTAACGCTTTAATGTGGTTTAAAGCTTTGATATTTAGTACGCTTTATGTCGAAGTTATAGAAATTTACTTTAAGTAGATTTCACTTGCGAAGCTAAAAAAGCAGTGCTTTTTTTAACGCAAAACCCCGGAATTTTTTCTTAAGAAAATTCCACTTGCAGAGCTAAAATTGTCATGCAATTTTTTAACGCTCTTCAGGACCGATAGCTCAGTTGGTAGAGCAGTTGACTTTTAATCAATTGGTCCCGCGTTCGAGTCGCGGTCGGTCCACCAAATTCAAAAACCCGCTATATCTATTTGATGTAGCGGGTTTTTTCTTTTTGGACTGTTCCGTATTGTGCTATTATTTATAGCAGGTATTGGCTTTGGCTGATCCAGCTACGCTAGGTAATTAGTGACCCTAAGTTAAAATATAAGCTATTAACCCTTAAATTAGCAGTTTTTTTGCCATTATTTGAATACTTTGCTTGCAATATTATTTCGGTTACGTATAATACGCTCTCACGTTAACCGCTAGTGATAGTTAATAACGTGAATCTGAAATTTACCTTTAGGTAGATTTCACTTGCGAAGCTAAAATTGCAGTGCAATTTTTCAACGCTGTAAGAACCAAATATTTCCCTTTAAGGAAATATTACTTGCGAAGCTAAAATTGTCATGCAATTTTTAAACGCTTCTCAGGACCGATAGCTCAGTTGGTAGAGCAGTTGACTTTTAATCAATTGGTCCCGCGTTCGAGTCGCGGTCGGTCCACCAAATTCTAAACCCGCTATATCAAATGATGTAGCGGTTTTTTTTATGGGCAAAGTATCTATCTAATTAGACTAGCGTGAGGTGATTGTAGCTAAGCTCCTAATAACTCACCTTCAATCCCTAGCATCGCTCTCACACCTATTAAATGTATAAGGGCTCCTGCTAGCGCATAAAAGTATGTTGCAGCGTGTGGTAGACCGTACGCGGCTCCTTAGGCGTCCTTCTTATCAGATCTAAATACACCTTATCCTTTAGTGCCCCTCTCCCTCCATGCGCAAATAACACTTCCTTAGGGGCTAAAGCTCTTACTTTTTCTACAGAACGTCTATAAGCGTCAGGCAAAGTAATGAGATAAGGCGCGGTATAACCTTGCTTAATCCGTAAAATTAAATCAGCGGTATACATGACATGGCTAGGTCGATGCCATAAAGTTAAGTCACGGTCGGTATGCCCGGGAGTTTCTAAAATTTCCCAGTCCGCAAACCCCGGTACTGTATCCCCTTCCTTTACCGCAATATCAGGCACTAATACAGGATCATACCAAAGCGGTTCAAACCCTTTACCTTGGCGACTGGCTACGAAATGGGACAACCCTATATCGATCATTTGTAAATCGCGACCGGCCTGACCAAAATACCAAGGTTTTTCCTTGTCGGCTGAGACAATGAGACAGCCTGTTGCTTGCTTTAACAGCACTGCCCCGCCCGCATGATCCGGATGCATATGAGTGACCATCACAACTTTTAGATCCGTGACTGGGCGCCCTAGAGTATCCTTGATGTAGTCCAGTACTTTAGCCACATCCGTACGGCATCCTCCGTCTAACAACAATAGCTTGTCAGGATATACCGCCATATATATCGTTTGGATATAGCCCTCTATACCTACGATGTCTATTAAGTCCATAATCTTCCTTGATATAGCTATAGCTTTGGCTGCTTTTATTAAAAACACATTTGTAAACTTAGACTTATACTTATCATGGTAAGGGAGTTACGTGCTAAAGCTAAGCACTCTTACTGACCCATAAGTTTACTAACGCTAATATAGTGATACCTCTCGTCTTGGTTTGATAGCGAGGCTTTGCGATCGTCCATAAAAAAACCCAGCACTTAGGCTGGGTTCTCTTTAAATTAATAAAGCTAATAGCAATCGCTAGTTACGCTAGACTGACTGCTAGGATAAAGCTTACGCTAAATCACGTACCTTAGGCTCACGTGACCATAAACGAGTCTTCGCATTATCGATAAATGCGTCCACTTCGCTTAGCGGTGTAACAAACTCATCCTTCTCAATCGGTAATTTGCTTAAGATATGCTCTTCGGTAGCTGGGCAATAAGCAATGGCTTTACAATGATTAAAGGCATCATTGAACCAATCTAGCGTTGAGCTGTCTTTAGCGAGCTTTTTCGCTTGATCCGGCATGATGATACTAACGACGCCATCAAAGAATACTGACGGGGCTCCTGCGATGCGCTCAGCACTTTCAATACGAGTATCGTCATCCAAAATGACTTCTCTGCCCGGCGCAACGATTTTCACGCTAGCACCAGCGTCTTTTGCCGCCTTTTCAAACTTCTCTATCTCACTACGACTAGAGCCTTTAGCTACTAAGATACCAATCATACGACCTTTTAGCGTCTCTGGGCTCAGACCAATAGTCTGTACAGCAGGTGACTCTGGTAAGTCTTGTATCGGCGCACGGGGCTCAGCCGCTTCCGGCAGATCCATACCTAACGCGTCCGCCACTCTATTGGCCAAATCTTTATCGATATTCAATAGATGACCTAACATACGCATACGCACATGGGCAGTATCTACTTTACCCAACTCAAATGCATAGGCAGAGGCAATATGGGCTTGTTCTTCTGGCGTTTGGCTGAGATAGAACATGCGGGGCTGGCTGTAATGATCAGCAAAGCTCTCAGCACGTACGCGACCTTTTACACCATCATCCAACTGCTCATGGAACGACCCAAAACCACGTTTAGCACTTTCACGAGGACGGGTTGGGTCCAGGCTTTGTGGCTCATAAAGTACGCGAGTCTTTGGCACTTGCAT contains the following coding sequences:
- a CDS encoding MacB family efflux pump subunit, producing the protein MELTGIIREFPAGEQRIRVLHGIDLTIYRGEMVAIIGQSGSGKSTLMNILGCLDKANAGRYLIYGQPVERLDADDLAKLRREHFGFIFQRYHLLGDINARDNVAVPAVYAGMDGQARTDRAERLLGDLGLADKVVNRPSQLSGGQQQRVSIARALMNGGDVILADEPTGALDSKSGEDVMQILQDLNRQGHTIIMVTHDPNIAAQAERVIELKDGHIIADYHNEEHLAAHAAEKPSPPNILASNQKGQLAGFIDRLSEAFKMSILAMRAHKMRTVLTMLGIIIGIASVVSVVGLGKGSQEQILSNISSLGTNTITVMDGYPYGDPRRQYNDDSLTPEDAKAVADQPYVVSVSPQLDTNTSVRYRSIQESASVSGVGKDYLAVTGEKLASGQGFDEQSIERRTQDIIIDNNAKKTFFADIPDPIGEVMLIGNVPGRVIGILEPNDSAGFGPSSDAPTIYMPYTTMMSRIQGTAYIDRFVALIDNEISSSAAETAISKLIEGRHGTDDFRIRNSDSIRQTIEATTTTMTLLISSIAIISLIVGGIGVMNIMLVSVTERTNEIGVRMAVGARQSDIMQQFLIEAVLVCILGGSLGVLLAFMIGEGINSIGSDSFQVIYSPTSIIAAFVCSTLIGVVFGFLPARNAARLDPVEALSRD
- a CDS encoding MBL fold metallo-hydrolase — translated: MDLIDIVGIEGYIQTIYMAVYPDKLLLLDGGCRTDVAKVLDYIKDTLGRPVTDLKVVMVTHMHPDHAGGAVLLKQATGCLIVSADKEKPWYFGQAGRDLQMIDIGLSHFVASRQGKGFEPLWYDPVLVPDIAVKEGDTVPGFADWEILETPGHTDRDLTLWHRPSHVMYTADLILRIKQGYTAPYLITLPDAYRRSVEKVRALAPKEVLFAHGGRGALKDKVYLDLIRRTPKEPRTVYHTLQHTFMR